Proteins encoded in a region of the Nitrospira sp. genome:
- a CDS encoding tyrosinase family protein, whose translation MSNPKSVSAQWGGWENLGGTILEQPNCVSWSSDRIDCFARGTDSAMYHRWGDGSQWGGWESLGGVILEAPECVSWGSNRIDCFARGTDLAMYHRWWDGSQWGGWESLGGVILEAPDCVSWGLNRIDCFARGTDLAMYHRWWDGSQWGGWESLGGVILEAPECVSWGLNRIDCFARGTDLAMYHRWWDGSQWGGWESLGGVILEAPECVSWGLNRIDCFARGTDLAMYHRWWDGSQWGGWESLGGVILEAPECVSWGSNRIDCFARGTDLAMYHRWWDGSQWGGWESLGGVILEAPGCVSWGSNRIDCFAGGTDLAMYHRWWPCPSCGVVSRRNIKTFTEADLNALRHGIEVMQSRPETDPTSWVYQANIHGTFDVPTLEAWNSCQHGSWYFLAWHRMYLYYFERILRKASGNPEFALPYWDYSDSGDPNARQIPLPYREPADASSNRLFVTDRSSVMNTGGLLPASAVQLSALSRTNFSSPAGSSLSFGGQRSGPGHALGPHSQFESTPHDAVHVNISGWMGSFEFAARDPVFWLHHTNIDRLWEVWLAQGNGRANPATGQGDPWLTASFTFFDENGTQVTLTGADILNTVTQLNYRYNDPPEQQKIHGQEKTSSQAGQPRLLTEKDTSHLMLKDEPVSVQLKLPEEKRDVVKGGLVLRLEDVEIEDIPIGHYEVYVNLPEGEVPNYQSAYYVGNISFFGLSPKSETERAGKPTQGSYAFDLSDVEVKLKNAGSWTGDLKVTFVKTGPEAPPGKERREMIEKAGKPAKVKIGRIKVTRE comes from the coding sequence TTGAGTAATCCAAAGAGTGTGAGCGCCCAATGGGGTGGATGGGAGAATTTGGGAGGAACTATACTGGAGCAACCGAATTGTGTCAGTTGGAGTTCAGACCGCATCGATTGCTTCGCCCGGGGAACGGACAGCGCCATGTACCACCGCTGGGGGGACGGGAGCCAGTGGGGTGGCTGGGAAAGTCTGGGCGGCGTCATACTGGAGGCACCCGAGTGCGTCAGTTGGGGGTCGAATCGCATCGATTGCTTCGCCCGTGGGACAGATCTTGCCATGTACCATCGCTGGTGGGACGGGAGCCAGTGGGGTGGGTGGGAAAGTCTGGGCGGCGTCATACTGGAGGCGCCCGACTGCGTCAGTTGGGGGTTGAATCGCATCGATTGCTTCGCGCGCGGGACAGATCTTGCCATGTACCATCGCTGGTGGGACGGGAGCCAGTGGGGTGGCTGGGAAAGTTTGGGCGGCGTCATACTGGAGGCGCCCGAGTGCGTCAGTTGGGGGTTGAATCGCATCGATTGCTTCGCGCGCGGGACAGATCTTGCCATGTACCATCGCTGGTGGGACGGGAGCCAGTGGGGTGGCTGGGAAAGTTTGGGCGGCGTCATACTGGAGGCGCCCGAGTGCGTCAGTTGGGGGTTGAATCGCATCGATTGCTTCGCCCGTGGGACAGATCTTGCCATGTACCATCGCTGGTGGGACGGGAGCCAGTGGGGTGGCTGGGAAAGTCTGGGCGGCGTCATACTGGAGGCACCCGAGTGCGTCAGTTGGGGGTCGAATCGCATCGATTGCTTCGCGCGCGGGACAGATCTTGCCATGTACCATCGCTGGTGGGACGGGAGCCAGTGGGGTGGGTGGGAAAGTCTGGGTGGCGTCATACTGGAGGCACCCGGCTGCGTCAGTTGGGGGTCGAATCGCATCGATTGCTTCGCCGGCGGGACAGATCTTGCCATGTACCATCGCTGGTGGCCATGCCCTTCCTGTGGGGTGGTGAGCCGACGGAATATCAAAACTTTCACGGAGGCGGACCTCAACGCTCTGCGTCACGGGATTGAAGTGATGCAGAGCCGGCCGGAGACAGATCCAACCAGCTGGGTCTATCAGGCCAACATTCATGGAACCTTCGACGTTCCGACCCTAGAGGCATGGAACTCCTGCCAGCATGGAAGCTGGTATTTCCTCGCGTGGCACCGCATGTATCTCTATTATTTCGAGCGCATTCTGCGGAAGGCGTCTGGTAATCCAGAATTTGCGCTTCCTTACTGGGACTACAGTGATTCAGGCGATCCCAATGCGCGTCAAATTCCACTGCCCTATCGAGAGCCGGCCGACGCTTCTAGCAATCGTCTATTCGTGACGGACAGAAGTTCTGTGATGAATACCGGAGGCCTCCTCCCTGCATCAGCGGTGCAACTCTCTGCCTTGTCCCGTACCAACTTCAGCTCTCCGGCCGGTAGTAGTCTGAGTTTTGGTGGCCAGCGATCCGGTCCCGGTCATGCTCTGGGTCCCCACAGTCAATTTGAGAGTACCCCGCACGACGCTGTGCACGTCAACATCAGCGGCTGGATGGGCAGCTTCGAGTTTGCAGCCCGTGATCCGGTATTCTGGCTCCATCACACCAACATTGATCGTCTATGGGAAGTCTGGCTCGCCCAAGGGAATGGGCGGGCCAATCCTGCCACAGGGCAGGGCGATCCATGGCTTACTGCCTCCTTTACCTTTTTCGATGAAAATGGAACTCAGGTGACCTTGACGGGCGCTGACATACTCAATACGGTGACCCAATTGAATTACCGCTATAACGACCCTCCAGAACAACAGAAGATTCACGGACAGGAGAAAACATCAAGTCAGGCCGGCCAACCGAGGCTCCTTACCGAAAAAGACACGAGTCATCTCATGCTCAAGGATGAGCCCGTCTCGGTCCAATTGAAACTTCCAGAAGAAAAACGGGACGTGGTCAAGGGCGGCCTTGTGCTACGCCTTGAAGACGTCGAGATCGAGGATATCCCTATCGGACATTATGAGGTGTACGTCAACTTGCCTGAAGGTGAAGTGCCTAATTATCAGAGTGCCTACTATGTGGGCAACATATCCTTCTTTGGCCTGTCGCCAAAGAGCGAGACGGAGCGCGCAGGGAAACCGACACAAGGGTCCTATGCCTTTGACTTGTCCGATGTCGAAGTAAAACTGAAGAATGCCGGGAGTTGGACTGGGGACCTGAAGGTGACGTTCGTCAAAACGGGCCCAGAAGCACCTCCAGGAAAGGAGAGGAGGGAGATGATTGAGAAGGCCGGTAAACCAGCCAAAGTAAAAATTGGACGTATTAAAGTTACGAGGGAGTAA
- a CDS encoding beta/gamma crystallin-related protein, with product MILQYLNDAVVAAHTTITHSGEHIFTGHRQYIEELETFLAAQGGGRFVPLPAWSPANPIPPEFNVVKPKDDGTPQPFGPLNNLNPNLPMPSQYAPPAVCNFASATDLGNDVNGWHGSVHGAIGGTMGDFNTASAAPIFWCWHAFVDEIYWDYQNQCTARPDSEIILFEHANFHGQHKHVFNPEPNLNAGDDSFFNDRVSSIVVLGGNWEVFRHSQYVQPYPVVLGPGRYPWVGAIGITNDDMSSLRPTSRAATVQGEALHAHAVLFEHINFRGAHKHVFAEERNLAASDDSFFNDRTSSIAILSGTWEFFRHINLVDRYPRSLGEGLHPWVETAGIRNDDLSSLRHAHGQPQQPGTPINSHLVLFEHANFHGAHKHLLRAEHNFNAADDSFFNDRVSSLAVRQGRWRCFRHADFIAPYPPLLAQGLYPWVVAIGIDNDDMSSARPE from the coding sequence TTGATCCTTCAATACCTGAACGATGCCGTTGTCGCAGCCCACACGACGATCACGCACTCAGGTGAGCATATATTCACTGGCCACCGCCAATATATCGAGGAGTTGGAGACCTTCCTGGCTGCCCAAGGCGGTGGGCGTTTTGTCCCGCTACCAGCATGGAGTCCGGCCAATCCGATCCCACCAGAGTTCAATGTGGTCAAACCTAAAGATGACGGGACCCCGCAGCCATTCGGTCCGTTGAACAACCTGAATCCCAACTTACCGATGCCGAGCCAGTACGCGCCACCCGCGGTGTGCAACTTCGCATCTGCCACAGATCTCGGCAACGACGTTAATGGGTGGCATGGCTCGGTTCACGGCGCGATCGGGGGTACGATGGGAGACTTCAACACGGCCTCGGCCGCGCCCATCTTCTGGTGTTGGCACGCATTCGTCGATGAGATCTACTGGGATTATCAAAACCAGTGCACGGCGCGTCCTGACTCAGAGATCATCCTCTTTGAGCACGCCAACTTCCATGGCCAACACAAGCACGTCTTCAACCCTGAGCCCAACCTGAATGCCGGCGACGACTCGTTCTTTAACGACCGCGTATCGTCAATAGTCGTGTTGGGGGGCAACTGGGAGGTGTTTCGACACAGCCAATACGTCCAGCCATATCCGGTGGTGCTGGGTCCTGGCCGATACCCATGGGTTGGCGCTATCGGCATTACGAACGACGATATGTCGTCTCTCCGACCCACATCGAGAGCAGCAACGGTGCAGGGAGAAGCGCTTCACGCCCATGCCGTACTGTTTGAGCACATCAACTTCCGCGGCGCGCATAAGCACGTATTTGCTGAGGAGCGCAATCTCGCGGCCAGTGACGACTCGTTCTTTAACGATCGAACCTCGTCAATCGCCATTCTGTCGGGAACATGGGAGTTCTTCCGGCACATCAACCTGGTAGACCGGTATCCGCGCTCGCTGGGCGAGGGGCTCCATCCTTGGGTCGAGACTGCTGGTATTCGCAACGACGATCTGTCCTCCCTGCGCCACGCTCATGGTCAGCCGCAGCAGCCTGGTACCCCGATCAATTCCCACCTCGTACTGTTCGAGCACGCCAATTTCCATGGTGCGCACAAACATCTGCTGCGGGCCGAACATAATTTCAATGCGGCCGATGACTCCTTCTTCAACGACCGCGTTTCGTCACTTGCTGTGCGCCAAGGACGCTGGCGCTGTTTCCGCCATGCTGATTTCATAGCACCGTATCCACCGCTGCTTGCGCAGGGACTCTACCCATGGGTCGTCGCAATTGGCATAGACAATGATGATATGTCTTCAGCCCGGCCCGAGTGA
- the ltrA gene encoding group II intron reverse transcriptase/maturase has protein sequence MGNAKPFCISQHDVWDAYTRVKANHGAAGVDGQSIEQFEEELEHNLYRLWNRLSSGSYFPPPVRRVDIPKGDGQRRPLGIPTVADRIAQTVAQRYLEPMVEPRFHGDSYGYRPGRSAHQALSVARQRCWRYDWVLDLDIKSFFETIDWELLLRALRRHTECKWVLLYIERWLKAPVCMPDGTLVTRNQGTPQGAVISPLLANLFLYYVFDGWMTRHYPDIPFERYADDIICHCRSEAQARVLRDALGQRLRQWHLELHPHKTKIVYCKDANRRGSYSDQCFDFLGYTFRPRSSKNRMGQLFVSFAPAVSEKAANAMRQRIRRWRLHQRTDLALEKIAHWTRPMLQGWVNYYGRFYASALRRALRTLDAFLVRWAQRKYKRLRARTTRAWQWLWRVYARQPDLFAHWALVSTVRR, from the coding sequence ATGGGTAACGCCAAACCGTTTTGTATTTCCCAACACGACGTGTGGGATGCGTACACACGGGTGAAGGCCAACCACGGGGCAGCGGGAGTCGACGGCCAGTCGATTGAGCAGTTCGAAGAGGAATTGGAACACAACCTCTATCGGCTGTGGAATCGACTGAGTTCAGGGAGTTACTTCCCGCCCCCGGTGCGCCGGGTGGACATTCCGAAGGGTGATGGACAACGGCGGCCGCTCGGGATTCCGACGGTCGCAGATCGTATCGCCCAGACGGTGGCCCAACGATACCTCGAGCCGATGGTGGAACCACGGTTCCATGGTGACTCGTATGGATATCGCCCGGGTCGGTCAGCGCATCAGGCCCTGTCAGTCGCGCGTCAGCGGTGCTGGCGCTATGACTGGGTACTGGATCTCGATATCAAGAGTTTCTTCGAGACCATCGACTGGGAACTCTTGTTACGAGCGCTGCGCCGACACACTGAGTGCAAATGGGTGCTGCTCTATATCGAGCGCTGGCTCAAGGCGCCCGTGTGCATGCCGGATGGGACGTTGGTAACGCGGAATCAGGGAACGCCTCAGGGGGCCGTGATCAGTCCCTTGCTGGCAAACTTGTTTCTGTATTATGTGTTCGACGGCTGGATGACGAGACATTACCCCGACATCCCCTTCGAGCGCTATGCTGACGACATCATCTGTCACTGCAGAAGCGAAGCGCAAGCGCGAGTCCTCAGAGACGCGCTTGGGCAACGACTGAGACAGTGGCACCTGGAACTACACCCGCACAAGACCAAGATCGTGTACTGCAAGGATGCCAATCGACGGGGAAGCTATTCCGACCAGTGCTTCGACTTTCTGGGCTACACATTTCGCCCGCGATCGTCGAAGAATCGTATGGGACAGCTCTTCGTCAGTTTTGCACCGGCCGTGAGCGAGAAAGCGGCCAACGCGATGCGGCAGCGCATCCGTCGCTGGCGGCTGCATCAACGCACCGATCTGGCTTTGGAAAAGATCGCTCATTGGACCCGACCAATGTTGCAAGGCTGGGTGAACTATTATGGGCGATTTTACGCGTCGGCACTCCGTCGCGCCTTGCGCACGCTGGATGCATTCCTCGTGCGCTGGGCACAACGCAAATACAAAAGACTCCGCGCTCGCACCACACGGGCATGGCAATGGCTGTGGCGGGTATACGCTCGCCAGCCAGACCTGTTTGCCCATTGGGCGCTGGTCTCAACGGTTCGACGCTAG
- a CDS encoding serine protease produces MRMVSRMSVLYHCLVIVLCAMLLRPATAEAATEQAFQSAKPGVVKIRVEGANPVDKPKRIEGSGFIVYSDKGLTLLITAAHVIGSSQTTQSLNPDWLVNDLEQTVKRTIKIDVLDANGVLVEKSAAAVLGQDDKQDIAVLEMEGSNFKTLEGVYELQELQGHLSNVLAIGYKKGERQIGFHSGMGSLESSTRFGRSFTIDSKIDAGRSGGPILDLETGKVVAIVSQDLGSLGRHEAVPVAFALPILNIVFGDRGIPFPISRASPTPQDKIGIWVARFRGDDKEKDFPAQRDVVGDLVAAVDRRQELKDRVEIRELPYAVSGGPEDVREREVMSLGEQHNASVVLWGDITGIVANEVFRPRVTIMKKWQEGLKAPTILMKPITKIVREEELRELTSIPDTAYLPPERIQAPLKLVRYIVALAYFSQIMPKEAAQHFDEFITEGISSNVRVPVVYLYSALSHFIVYRMTGEKEALAKAHVRFEETVQQARTSEEASSYAAVLRVVSSMYRVMVQTNVDPEENRKRARQRLEELVSILDQQQVSQSLGEKEKKETLAFAKKYLGVTYQELAMTELIPDEDEAKIKEEILRDMGLTDVQGLTDVVRLPGVPLAGMVRHYQKQYLTLSVKALEGATVLYEEQQNWEHYARAQNLVGPSYEGLAILNVEPYQNRINAIRAFQNAARVRKEQKDWDGYASVQYNLGIEYEYMAESGMDKEKNMELARNSYEESSRASYEANNQIKLDRAKAKLRTLFEK; encoded by the coding sequence ATGAGAATGGTTTCTCGTATGTCAGTCTTGTATCACTGTCTAGTTATTGTCCTCTGTGCGATGTTACTCCGACCGGCTACGGCGGAAGCGGCGACGGAGCAAGCATTTCAGTCCGCAAAACCGGGTGTCGTCAAAATACGAGTTGAAGGTGCTAATCCTGTCGACAAGCCTAAACGCATAGAGGGGAGCGGCTTTATCGTATATTCCGACAAGGGACTCACACTTTTGATAACCGCTGCCCATGTCATTGGTTCCAGTCAAACCACGCAGTCGCTCAATCCTGACTGGCTTGTCAACGATCTGGAGCAAACAGTTAAGAGAACGATCAAAATCGATGTTCTTGACGCGAACGGTGTGCTTGTTGAGAAGAGCGCGGCGGCGGTGCTGGGGCAGGACGACAAGCAGGACATAGCTGTTTTGGAGATGGAAGGAAGCAACTTCAAGACTTTGGAAGGCGTATACGAATTGCAAGAGCTGCAGGGACATCTCAGCAATGTACTCGCGATCGGTTACAAAAAGGGGGAGCGGCAGATCGGATTTCATTCCGGAATGGGAAGCCTCGAAAGCTCAACGAGGTTCGGTCGTTCGTTCACCATCGATTCCAAGATTGACGCGGGAAGAAGTGGGGGGCCAATCCTGGATTTGGAAACAGGCAAGGTGGTTGCGATAGTAAGCCAAGACCTGGGGAGCTTAGGCCGTCATGAAGCAGTTCCCGTCGCCTTTGCACTTCCTATTCTCAACATTGTGTTCGGGGATCGGGGCATTCCATTTCCTATATCAAGAGCATCGCCGACTCCGCAGGACAAAATCGGTATATGGGTAGCACGGTTTCGGGGCGACGACAAAGAAAAAGACTTTCCCGCTCAGCGGGATGTTGTCGGTGATCTTGTCGCGGCGGTAGATCGACGGCAAGAGTTGAAGGATCGCGTAGAAATCCGAGAGCTACCTTATGCAGTCAGTGGAGGCCCTGAAGATGTGAGAGAGCGCGAGGTAATGTCATTGGGGGAACAACACAACGCTTCCGTGGTTCTATGGGGTGATATTACAGGAATCGTGGCAAACGAGGTTTTCCGTCCAAGGGTAACAATCATGAAGAAATGGCAGGAGGGTTTAAAGGCACCAACAATTTTGATGAAACCTATTACGAAAATCGTCCGCGAAGAAGAACTCCGTGAACTGACGAGCATCCCAGATACGGCCTATCTACCGCCGGAGCGGATACAAGCGCCGCTCAAACTGGTGCGGTATATCGTTGCATTGGCATATTTTTCGCAAATCATGCCGAAGGAAGCGGCGCAACATTTTGATGAATTCATTACAGAGGGAATCTCTTCTAACGTAAGGGTGCCTGTAGTTTATCTCTATAGTGCTCTCTCACACTTTATTGTCTACCGTATGACCGGAGAAAAGGAGGCATTAGCCAAAGCGCATGTTCGTTTCGAGGAAACCGTGCAGCAGGCTCGTACATCAGAAGAGGCTTCATCGTATGCAGCTGTCCTCCGAGTCGTATCTTCAATGTATAGAGTTATGGTTCAAACGAATGTGGACCCCGAAGAGAACCGTAAGCGTGCTCGTCAGAGATTAGAGGAGCTTGTATCTATTTTGGACCAGCAGCAGGTTTCGCAGTCTCTTGGAGAGAAGGAGAAGAAGGAAACACTCGCATTCGCGAAAAAATACCTCGGCGTGACCTATCAGGAGTTAGCCATGACGGAGCTGATCCCTGATGAGGATGAGGCGAAGATTAAGGAGGAGATCCTTAGAGACATGGGCCTAACAGACGTGCAAGGCCTGACAGATGTGGTAAGACTCCCTGGTGTGCCATTGGCCGGGATGGTCAGACATTACCAAAAACAATATCTTACGCTTTCAGTCAAGGCACTGGAAGGTGCTACAGTTCTTTACGAAGAGCAGCAGAACTGGGAACATTATGCGAGAGCGCAGAACCTTGTTGGCCCCTCGTACGAGGGTTTGGCGATTCTTAATGTGGAGCCTTATCAGAATCGCATAAATGCCATTCGTGCTTTCCAGAATGCAGCTAGGGTGAGGAAGGAGCAGAAAGACTGGGATGGTTATGCCTCAGTGCAATATAACTTAGGTATTGAGTACGAATATATGGCTGAAAGCGGTATGGACAAAGAGAAGAACATGGAGTTAGCAAGAAATTCTTATGAAGAATCGTCAAGGGCGTCGTATGAAGCTAACAATCAAATCAAGCTTGACCGCGCCAAAGCAAAACTTAGAACATTGTTTGAAAAATAG